The genomic interval AGGTATGTGACCTTTACGATAGGGAGATACTTAAAGATAAAATAACTTCTATATGCGAGGTAAAAAACCTATTGCTTAAAACGCTGTACAACGTGCCACCTATAGACCAAGACATGGTTTATAATGAACTGTTGTCTCTGGGCGAAAAAATATCATCCATGGTTTGTGATACTACAAGCTTCCTGCATAAGTCACTGAAAGAAGGGAAAAGGATTCTCCTTGAGGGGCAACTGGGTGCATTAAAAGATCCTGACCACGGGATTTATCCTTTTACTACATCTTCCTCACCGCTGGCAGGATTTGCCGCTATAGGCGCAGGTATTCCCCCTTATGAGATCAAAGACATCATTGCTGTCATCAAGGCCTATTCCAGTTGTGTAGGCGCTGGCCCTTTTGTAACCGAACTACACGGCGCAGAGGCTTCTGAGCTCCGCGAAAGGGGTGGTGATGCAGGCGAATATGGAGCTACCACTGGCCGTCCACGCAGGATGGGCTGGTTTGATGCTGTAGCTACCAGATATGGTTGTATGGTTCAAGGTGCTACGGAAGCTGCGTTGACTTTACTTGACGTTCTTGGTTATCTCGATGAGATTCCGGTTTGTATAGGCTATGAAATTGATGGACATGTAACGGAAAACTTTCCGGTTACTTCTCTACTTGAAAAGGCCAAACCGGTATATAAGATATTCCCCGGTTGGAAATGTAACATATCAGGAATCCGAAAATATGATGATTTGCCAGGGAATGCGAAAAAATATGTTGAGTTTATTGAAAACTTTATAGGTATTCCAATAAAATGGATATCCAATGGCCCCAGGAGGGAGAATATTATAATGCGTTGACTATAATGCGTTGACGATGATTTAACACCGCCTGCACTAAAGTGCAGGGGCTCCATTTTTATTTTTCTAATTCTTTTAATAATAACCCATTTATAATTTGAGGGTTGGCTTTGCCTTTTGTTTCCTTCATTGCCTGCCCCATGAGAAAACCCAATGCTTTCTTCTTTCCGTTCCTATAATCAGCCACTGAAGCAGGGTTATCCTTTATTACTTTCCTCACAACATCAAAGAGGGCCTCCTCGTCGTTTAAAATCTCCAGTCCTTTCTCTTTTACTATAACTTCAGGCTCCCTTCCAGTATCAAACATTTCCTCAAAAACCTTTTTAGCTGTTGTCCCGTTAATAATACCTTTGTCAATTAAGGATACTAGCTTTGCAAGATATTCCGGCGGAAACTGTATATCCTCTACCCCCATATTCCTATCTTTAAGTATACGCATTAAATCTCCCATAATCCAATTGCTCACGGCCTTAACATTTGTACTTTTCCTTGCTGCCTCTTCAAAGAAGTCTGATAACTCTTTTGAAGATGTAAGAATCTCAGCATCATATGCAGGCAGTCCATATTCGGATATATACCTTTCTCTTCTGTCACTGGGAAGCTCAGGTAGTGTAGTTTTCATTCCTTCTACCAGTTCCTTTTTGATTGTTAAAGGCGGTAAATCAGGTTCAGGAAAATACCTGTAATCCTGCGCATCTTCTTTGCTCCTCATCGGATAACTTTCTCCTCTGTTATCATCCCAACGTCTTGTTTCTCTGAGAATTACCCCCCCGGCTTTAATTACGTTTATCTGCCTTGCAACCTCAGCTTCAATAGCCCTGAAAATAGCTCTGAACGAGTTTAAGTTTTTCATTTCGGTCCTTTCTCCAAGCTCTTTTCTTCCTTGTGGTCTGATAGAAATATTCACATCAGCACGCAAGGAGCCTTCCTCCATTTTGCAATCTGAAACACCTATAAACTGAAGTATGGATTTAAGTTTTTCAAGGTAGGCCCTTGCTTCTTCGGCAGATGCTATATCAGGTTCACTCACAATTTCAATCAAAGGTACTCCTGCCCTATTGTAATCTACAAAAGAATAAGTGCCATCCTCGCTATGCAAAAGCTTCCCTGCATCTTCTTCTATATGAATCCTTTGAATTCTTATTTTCTTTTTTCGTCCTCCTGCTTCAATTTCTATATATCCATTTTTACAAATAGGCAAATCATATTGAGATATTTGGTAACCTTTTGGAAGATCCGGATAAAAGTAGTTTTTCCTGTCCTGCTTGGTAAAGACGGAAATTGTACAATTTGTAGCAAGTCCTGCCTTTATTGCATATTCAACAACACGCCTGTTTAAAACAGGCAATACTCCCGGCATGCCTATACAAATAGGACAACAATGGGTATTTGGAAGGCCACCGAACTCAGTGGTACAGGAGCAAAAAATTTTTGTTTTTGTAGATAATTCCGCATGTACTTCCAGGCCAATTACTGCTTCATAAACCATTTTTTCACCTCAAATCATATCGAATCACATCGAATCATATCATATCAATAAATCAATCATATCAAATCATATATTTGATCCGTTTAACACAGGCCTATTCTTATGAAACTCAGTATTTTGTTCAAAGGTATAAGCCGCTCTAAGGATTGTTGTTTCATCAAAACGCTTTCCTATGAGCTGAAGCCCTATCGGCATAGACTTACTGTCCATACCACAGGGGATAGACATAGCTGGAAGTCCGGCAATATTAACGGGAACTGTAAATATATCTCCCATATACATTTTAAGCGGATCATTAATTTTTTCACCTATTTTAAAAGCTGTTGTAGGTGTTACAGGCCCGATAATTATATCACATTTTTCAAAAGCTCTGTTAAACTCCTGGGTTATAACTGTCCTTGCTTTAAGTGCTTTTTTATAATACGCATCATAATAACCGGAACTTAATACATAAGTTCCTAAAAGGATACGCCTCTTTACTTCAGTTCCAAAACCTTCACTCCTGGTTCGCTTGCAAAAGTCTATCAAATCTTTGCAGCCTGAAGCCCTATATCCGAATTTAATTCCATCATACCTGGCAAGGTTGGAACTGGCTTCTGCAAGAGCTATAATATAATAAGCCGGAACAACATATTCCATTACCGGAATGGAAATTTCCTCACATTCAGCACCTAAACCTGTAAATATCCGAACAGCATTAAGTACAGCATCTCTGACATCCTTTTCCACACTATCGTCTATGAATTCTCTCGGTATACCGATTTTCATGCCTTTAACATCATCTATAAGGGTTTTTGTATAGTCAGGATGCTCTCTTCTTAAAGAAGTAGAATCCATAGGGTCATAGCCTGCTATTGCGTTAAGCACTATGGCACAATCAGCAACAGTTTTGGTCAAAGGCCCAATCTGGTCAAAAGAAGACGCATAAGCTATAAGCCCAAACCTTGAAATTAAACCATAGGTTGGTTTTAAGCCTACACACCCACAGAATGAAGCCGGTTGCCTTATAGAACCTCCTGTGTCCGACCCAAGGCAATACACTGCTTCTCCTGCAACTACAGCAGCTGCTGAGCCTCCGCTTGAACCTCCCGGCACTCTTTCGGTATCCCAGGGGTTTTTTGTCTTTTTGAAATAAGAGCTTTCTGTAGAGCTTCCCATGGCAAACTCATCCATATTAATTTTTCCTAAAAGCACTGCCCCGCTATCATAAAGTTTTTTTACTACATGAGCGTCATATGGAGGAACAAAATTACTCAGCATTTTAGAAGCACATGTAGTAGGTATACCTTTGGTACAAATATTGTCTTTAACAGCCATAGGGATTCCTGCCAAGGGAGAATTCAAAGCACCTTTATCCAACTTCTCCTGGACCTTAACTGCTTGTTCCATGGCCTGTTCTTCGACAACACTTATATAACACCCGAATTCTGAATCCAGTTTCCCTATCCTATCCAGCATGTACCTTGTTAATTCAGGCACGCTAATCTCTTTTTTATTTATAAGGCTGCTTAAACTACTTATTGTGAGTTCATGAAATTCCACAACTCTTCCTCCATTCTCGCAGAGTAACTATTATTCTACAACCCTAGGAACAATAAAGTATCCCAATTCCTCTTCTTCAGCCCCACAAAGTAAATCTTTTCTATCATAAGACTCAGTAATCACATCATCTCTTAAAACATTTCCATCCATATCTTCATCCATACTCAGATATTCCATTGCATCTATGTTTGATGTATCCATCTCTTTAAGTTTATCAAAATATGCGATAATTTTGCTTATTTCAATAACCATTTCTTCCTTATCCTTTTCGTCAAGCTGCAATCTTGCCAGTCCGGCAATATATTCTATAATTTCTCTTGTTATTGCCATTCTATACACCTCCCCTCACACTTCCACGGGATATTGGTTATTAAAACATCCGGTGCACAAACCACATTTCACACCTACCGGTGTTTTAAGCAACCCTTCAAGGCTTAAGTAACCCAGGCTGTCAGCACCTATCATTTCCCTGATTTCCTCCACGGAGCAGGACGACGCAACAAGTTGTTTCTTTGACGGAGTGTCTATGCCCAAATAACACGGATACCTTACCGGAGGAGAACTCACTCTCATATGGACTTTCTTAGCTCCCGCATTTTTAAGCATTTGAACTATTCTCCTTGTAGTAGTCCCCCTCACAATGGAGTCATCTACCATAACAATACTTTTCCCTTCCACAGCTTTTTTTATAGCATTAAATTTTATTGATACACCCATTTCCCGCTGTTTCTGAGCTGGTTGTATAAAAGTTCTTCCAACATATCTGTTTTTCAAAAGCCCTTGCCCATAAGGAATACCTGACTGGATTGAAAAACCTAAGGCTGCAGTCAATCCTGAATCAGGCGCACCTATTACTAAATCCGCTTCTGCCGGATGTTCTATTGCAAGCTGCTTTCCTGCTTCAATCCTTGCCCGGTAAACACTTGCCCCATCAATTATACTGTCCGGCCTTGCAAAATAAACGTATTCAAAAATACACAATCCTGTCCTTTCCGGAGCTTTCATCCGGATAGATTCAATGCCGTTATTTCCTATTAATACAACCTCTCCCGGGTTTATGTCCCGTATAAATTCAGCACCAACCGCATCCAGTGCACAGGATTCGGATGCTATCACGTGTGAGTTTTGTAACCTTCCTAAACATAAGGGCCTGATTCCATATGGATCCCTTATTCCAATAAGCCCCTCGCCAGTAAGTATTGCTAGTGAATACGCTCCCTTTACTTCCCTCATCACTTTCTCTATTGCCTCTTCAATAGTCCCACTTTCAATGCTGTACATAGAAATTAGGCTTGCAATAATCTCTGAATCACACGTTGTGTGAAATATGGCACCTTTTTCTTCAAGTTCTTTTCTCAACTGCAATGTATTTAATAGGTTGCCGTTATGTGAAAGTGCCATCTGTCCACTTATATACTTTATAACCAGTGGTTGCACATTTTCTTTTATACTGGCTCCTGTAGTAGAGTACCGCACATGTCCTACCGCTGAGTTACCTTTGAGGCCATTTAATACTGTATCATTGAAAACCTCCGGCACAAGCCCCATATCTTTATAGTAAATTATTTCTCCATTGCGATTAACTGCAATCCCGGCACTTTCCTGTCCACGGTGTTGAAGAGCATAAAGTGCATAATAGGTAAGCCTGGCAGTATCATGGCCATCTCTGCTGTATATACCAAATACTCCACATTCTTCT from Bacillota bacterium carries:
- a CDS encoding adenylosuccinate synthase → MVRAVVGANWGDEGKGKMTDMLAFESDIVVRFQGGSNAGHTIINNYGKFALHLLPSGVFYNHVTNILGPGTALNIKILLDELKNLEDKGIPKPKLLISERAQVVMPWHILFDKYEEERLGSRQFGSTKAGIAPFYSDKYYKIGIQVCDLYDREILKDKITSICEVKNLLLKTLYNVPPIDQDMVYNELLSLGEKISSMVCDTTSFLHKSLKEGKRILLEGQLGALKDPDHGIYPFTTSSSPLAGFAAIGAGIPPYEIKDIIAVIKAYSSCVGAGPFVTELHGAEASELRERGGDAGEYGATTGRPRRMGWFDAVATRYGCMVQGATEAALTLLDVLGYLDEIPVCIGYEIDGHVTENFPVTSLLEKAKPVYKIFPGWKCNISGIRKYDDLPGNAKKYVEFIENFIGIPIKWISNGPRRENIIMR
- the gatB gene encoding Asp-tRNA(Asn)/Glu-tRNA(Gln) amidotransferase subunit GatB → MVYEAVIGLEVHAELSTKTKIFCSCTTEFGGLPNTHCCPICIGMPGVLPVLNRRVVEYAIKAGLATNCTISVFTKQDRKNYFYPDLPKGYQISQYDLPICKNGYIEIEAGGRKKKIRIQRIHIEEDAGKLLHSEDGTYSFVDYNRAGVPLIEIVSEPDIASAEEARAYLEKLKSILQFIGVSDCKMEEGSLRADVNISIRPQGRKELGERTEMKNLNSFRAIFRAIEAEVARQINVIKAGGVILRETRRWDDNRGESYPMRSKEDAQDYRYFPEPDLPPLTIKKELVEGMKTTLPELPSDRRERYISEYGLPAYDAEILTSSKELSDFFEEAARKSTNVKAVSNWIMGDLMRILKDRNMGVEDIQFPPEYLAKLVSLIDKGIINGTTAKKVFEEMFDTGREPEVIVKEKGLEILNDEEALFDVVRKVIKDNPASVADYRNGKKKALGFLMGQAMKETKGKANPQIINGLLLKELEK
- the gatC gene encoding Asp-tRNA(Asn)/Glu-tRNA(Gln) amidotransferase subunit GatC — translated: MAITREIIEYIAGLARLQLDEKDKEEMVIEISKIIAYFDKLKEMDTSNIDAMEYLSMDEDMDGNVLRDDVITESYDRKDLLCGAEEEELGYFIVPRVVE
- a CDS encoding amidophosphoribosyltransferase, with amino-acid sequence MTGKKVVLMDKLKEECGVFGIYSRDGHDTARLTYYALYALQHRGQESAGIAVNRNGEIIYYKDMGLVPEVFNDTVLNGLKGNSAVGHVRYSTTGASIKENVQPLVIKYISGQMALSHNGNLLNTLQLRKELEEKGAIFHTTCDSEIIASLISMYSIESGTIEEAIEKVMREVKGAYSLAILTGEGLIGIRDPYGIRPLCLGRLQNSHVIASESCALDAVGAEFIRDINPGEVVLIGNNGIESIRMKAPERTGLCIFEYVYFARPDSIIDGASVYRARIEAGKQLAIEHPAEADLVIGAPDSGLTAALGFSIQSGIPYGQGLLKNRYVGRTFIQPAQKQREMGVSIKFNAIKKAVEGKSIVMVDDSIVRGTTTRRIVQMLKNAGAKKVHMRVSSPPVRYPCYLGIDTPSKKQLVASSCSVEEIREMIGADSLGYLSLEGLLKTPVGVKCGLCTGCFNNQYPVEV
- the gatA gene encoding Asp-tRNA(Asn)/Glu-tRNA(Gln) amidotransferase subunit GatA; this encodes MEFHELTISSLSSLINKKEISVPELTRYMLDRIGKLDSEFGCYISVVEEQAMEQAVKVQEKLDKGALNSPLAGIPMAVKDNICTKGIPTTCASKMLSNFVPPYDAHVVKKLYDSGAVLLGKINMDEFAMGSSTESSYFKKTKNPWDTERVPGGSSGGSAAAVVAGEAVYCLGSDTGGSIRQPASFCGCVGLKPTYGLISRFGLIAYASSFDQIGPLTKTVADCAIVLNAIAGYDPMDSTSLRREHPDYTKTLIDDVKGMKIGIPREFIDDSVEKDVRDAVLNAVRIFTGLGAECEEISIPVMEYVVPAYYIIALAEASSNLARYDGIKFGYRASGCKDLIDFCKRTRSEGFGTEVKRRILLGTYVLSSGYYDAYYKKALKARTVITQEFNRAFEKCDIIIGPVTPTTAFKIGEKINDPLKMYMGDIFTVPVNIAGLPAMSIPCGMDSKSMPIGLQLIGKRFDETTILRAAYTFEQNTEFHKNRPVLNGSNI